The following proteins come from a genomic window of Cronobacter muytjensii ATCC 51329:
- the citX gene encoding citrate lyase holo-[acyl-carrier protein] synthase — MEPDTPVYPGVTLEELLAAKETRAGRQQAWLARYGLPVISLSLVTPGPVKDSVRYRNAFAVAVQACDQLLWQHRWPWRAREVFHARTGPTALWSVAHPASEIKALCVELEQTHPLGRVWDFDIHCPQAGQVGRASLDRPGRRCLLCDEPAHACARSRRHPRDAVVGRVEKMIDDWFARD, encoded by the coding sequence ATGGAACCCGATACGCCCGTTTATCCGGGCGTCACGCTTGAGGAACTGCTGGCGGCGAAAGAGACGCGCGCGGGCCGACAGCAGGCGTGGCTTGCCCGCTATGGCCTGCCGGTGATTTCGCTCTCGCTGGTGACCCCCGGCCCGGTGAAAGACAGCGTGCGCTATCGCAACGCGTTCGCCGTGGCGGTACAGGCCTGCGATCAGCTGCTCTGGCAGCATCGCTGGCCGTGGCGCGCGCGCGAGGTGTTTCACGCCCGCACCGGCCCGACGGCGCTCTGGAGCGTCGCGCACCCGGCGAGCGAAATCAAAGCGCTATGTGTGGAGCTTGAGCAGACGCACCCGCTCGGCAGGGTATGGGATTTCGACATTCACTGCCCGCAGGCGGGCCAGGTGGGGCGCGCGTCGCTTGACCGTCCGGGGCGGCGCTGTCTGCTGTGCGACGAACCGGCTCACGCCTGCGCCCGTTCGCGCCGTCATCCGCGGGATGCGGTGGTCGGGCGCGTGGAGAAGATGATCGATGACTGGTTTGCCCGCGACTGA
- the citG gene encoding triphosphoribosyl-dephospho-CoA synthase CitG, which translates to MTGLPATEPRPARVPDVPSLAVAALYAELNLTPKPGLVDCANSGAHEDMDHALFVASIKAIAPWLRVFYAQGAQDAGHPESDMLRRLRPTGLACEQAMFSATGGVNTHKGGIFSLGLLCAAAGRLAAQGEPLTAATLCMTVSAMACGIVARELAHGRRAATAGERLYRQFGLTGARGEAESGFATVRRHVLPFWQHAPGDKGLHQALLRLMAVNPDTNLVSRGGLEGLRYVQEYASGLLACGWDNRALRAMDKALIARRLSPGGSADLLAVSWLLAALPG; encoded by the coding sequence ATGACTGGTTTGCCCGCGACTGAGCCGCGCCCGGCGCGCGTGCCTGATGTGCCGTCGCTCGCTGTGGCGGCGCTGTACGCCGAACTGAATCTGACGCCAAAGCCCGGGCTGGTGGATTGCGCCAACAGCGGCGCGCACGAGGATATGGATCATGCGCTGTTTGTCGCGAGCATCAAGGCGATCGCGCCCTGGCTGCGGGTGTTTTATGCGCAGGGCGCGCAGGACGCCGGGCATCCGGAAAGCGATATGCTGCGGCGTTTACGTCCGACGGGGCTCGCCTGCGAACAGGCGATGTTCAGCGCCACGGGCGGCGTGAATACGCATAAGGGCGGGATTTTCTCGCTCGGCCTGCTGTGTGCCGCCGCAGGCAGGCTGGCGGCGCAGGGCGAGCCGCTGACGGCAGCCACGCTCTGCATGACGGTGAGCGCGATGGCCTGCGGCATCGTGGCGCGCGAACTGGCCCACGGACGACGGGCCGCGACGGCGGGCGAGCGCCTGTATCGTCAGTTTGGCCTGACCGGCGCGCGCGGCGAGGCGGAAAGCGGCTTTGCAACGGTAAGACGCCACGTTTTGCCGTTCTGGCAGCACGCACCGGGAGACAAGGGGCTGCATCAGGCGCTGCTGCGGCTGATGGCAGTCAATCCGGATACGAATCTGGTCTCTCGCGGCGGGCTTGAGGGGCTGCGTTACGTGCAGGAGTACGCGAGTGGTCTGCTGGCGTGCGGCTGGGATAACAGGGCGCTGCGGGCGATGGACAAGGCGTTGATCGCGCGTCGTCTCAGCCCCGGCGGCAGCGCGGATTTGCTGGCGGTGAGCTGGCTGCTGGCAGCGTTGCCTGGATGA
- the mltC gene encoding membrane-bound lytic murein transglycosylase MltC yields MKKIFALALIAPLLISCSSKKNAENAYNEAWIKDTNGFDILMGQFAHNIENIWGFNEVLIAGPKDYVKYTDQYQTRSHINFDDGTITVETIAGTEPAARLRQAIITTLLMGDDPGSIDLYSDVNDIQISREPFLYGQVVDNTGQPIRWEGRASKFADYLLQTRLKSRSNGLRIIYSVTINLVPNHLDKRAHKYIGMVRQASRKYGVDESLILAIMQTESSFNPYAVSHADALGLMQVVQHSAGKDVFRSQGKWGTPSRSYLFDPQSNIDTGTAYLAMLDNVYLGGIANPTSRRYAVITAYNGGAGSVLRVFSSDKDQAVNIINRMSPGEVYETLTTRHPSSESRRYLYKVNTAQKSYRRK; encoded by the coding sequence ATGAAAAAAATATTTGCGCTCGCGTTGATTGCGCCGTTGCTCATCTCCTGTTCCAGTAAAAAAAACGCCGAAAACGCCTATAACGAGGCCTGGATTAAGGACACCAACGGGTTTGACATTCTGATGGGTCAGTTTGCCCATAACATTGAAAACATCTGGGGATTTAACGAAGTTTTAATCGCGGGTCCGAAGGACTACGTGAAATATACCGATCAGTATCAGACTCGCAGCCACATTAACTTCGACGACGGTACCATTACGGTAGAGACGATCGCCGGAACCGAACCGGCGGCGCGCCTGCGTCAGGCGATCATCACGACGCTGCTTATGGGCGACGATCCGGGCTCTATCGATCTCTACTCTGACGTTAACGATATTCAGATCTCCCGCGAGCCGTTCCTCTACGGCCAGGTGGTGGACAACACCGGCCAGCCGATCCGCTGGGAAGGCCGCGCGTCGAAATTCGCCGACTACCTGCTGCAAACGCGCCTTAAGAGTCGCAGCAACGGCCTGCGCATTATCTACAGCGTGACCATCAACCTGGTGCCGAACCACCTCGATAAACGCGCCCATAAATATATTGGCATGGTGCGTCAGGCGTCGCGCAAATATGGCGTCGATGAATCGCTGATCCTCGCGATTATGCAGACCGAATCGTCGTTCAACCCGTATGCGGTGAGCCATGCCGACGCGCTCGGGCTGATGCAGGTTGTGCAACACAGCGCCGGTAAGGATGTGTTCCGCTCGCAGGGAAAATGGGGTACGCCGAGCCGCAGCTACCTGTTCGATCCGCAGAGCAATATTGACACCGGCACCGCATATCTCGCGATGCTCGACAATGTCTACCTGGGCGGTATCGCCAACCCGACCTCGCGTCGTTACGCCGTGATAACCGCCTACAACGGCGGCGCGGGCAGCGTGTTACGCGTGTTCTCCAGCGATAAAGATCAGGCGGTGAATATCATTAACCGCATGTCGCCAGGAGAGGTCTACGAGACGCTTACCACTCGCCATCCGTCCTCGGAATCACGCCGGTATCTCTACAAGGTGAATACCGCGCAGAAGAGCTACCGCCGCAAATAA
- a CDS encoding oxidative damage protection protein, with the protein MSRTIFCTFLQRDAEGQDFQLYPGELGKRIYSEISKEAWAQWQQKQTMLINEKKLNMMNPEHRKLLEQEMVNFLFEGKEVHIEGYTPPEQQ; encoded by the coding sequence ATGAGCAGAACCATTTTTTGTACCTTCCTTCAGCGCGACGCCGAAGGCCAGGATTTCCAGCTCTATCCGGGCGAACTGGGTAAGCGTATCTATAGCGAAATCTCTAAAGAAGCCTGGGCGCAGTGGCAGCAGAAGCAAACCATGCTTATCAACGAGAAAAAACTCAATATGATGAACCCTGAGCATCGTAAGCTGCTGGAGCAGGAGATGGTGAACTTCCTGTTTGAAGGCAAAGAAGTGCATATCGAAGGCTACACGCCGCCGGAACAACAGTAA
- the mutY gene encoding A/G-specific adenine glycosylase: MQAQQFSRQVLDWYDKYGRKTLPWQQEKTPYKVWLSEVMLQQTQVTTVIPYFERFMARFPDVTALANAPLDDVLHLWTGLGYYARARNLHKAAQQVATLHGGKFPETFEDVAALPGVGRSTAGAVLSLSLGKHFPILDGNVKRVLARCYAVEGWPGKKEVENRLWKISETVTPAEGVARFNQAMMDLGAMVCTRSKPKCEICPLNTGCEAYAHHSYAKYPGKKPRQTLPEKTGYFLLLQHEEALLLQQRPPVGLWGGLYCFPQFDSETALREWLHARGIAADGLTQLTAFRHTFSHFHLDIVPMWLGVQQTAACMDEAAGLWYNLAQPPAVGLAAPVERLLQQVRAEPVASRPARAIHED, from the coding sequence ATGCAGGCACAGCAGTTCTCCCGCCAGGTGCTCGACTGGTACGACAAATATGGGCGCAAAACCCTCCCCTGGCAGCAGGAAAAAACCCCTTACAAAGTATGGCTCTCGGAAGTGATGCTGCAACAAACGCAGGTTACGACGGTTATTCCCTATTTTGAGCGCTTTATGGCGCGCTTTCCTGACGTCACGGCGCTGGCCAACGCGCCGCTCGACGACGTGCTGCACCTCTGGACTGGTCTTGGCTATTACGCCCGCGCCCGCAATTTACATAAAGCGGCGCAGCAGGTGGCGACGCTGCACGGCGGCAAATTCCCCGAAACCTTTGAAGACGTGGCGGCGCTGCCAGGCGTCGGTCGTTCGACCGCCGGCGCGGTGCTTTCGTTATCGCTTGGCAAACACTTTCCGATCCTCGACGGCAATGTGAAACGCGTGCTGGCGCGCTGTTACGCGGTCGAAGGCTGGCCCGGGAAAAAAGAGGTGGAAAACCGCCTGTGGAAAATTAGCGAGACGGTCACCCCGGCTGAAGGCGTCGCGCGTTTTAACCAGGCGATGATGGACCTTGGCGCGATGGTGTGCACCCGCTCGAAGCCGAAATGCGAGATCTGCCCGCTCAATACCGGCTGCGAGGCGTATGCGCATCACAGCTATGCGAAATATCCCGGCAAAAAGCCCAGGCAGACGCTGCCGGAAAAAACCGGCTATTTTCTGCTGCTCCAGCATGAGGAGGCGTTGCTGTTACAGCAGCGCCCGCCGGTGGGGCTGTGGGGCGGCCTGTACTGTTTTCCGCAGTTTGACAGCGAAACCGCGCTGCGCGAGTGGCTGCACGCTCGCGGTATTGCCGCCGACGGCCTGACGCAGCTTACCGCGTTTCGCCACACCTTCAGCCATTTCCATCTGGATATTGTGCCGATGTGGCTTGGCGTGCAGCAGACAGCCGCCTGCATGGATGAAGCGGCAGGTCTCTGGTATAACTTAGCCCAGCCGCCAGCGGTGGGCCTTGCCGCTCCCGTTGAGCGCCTGTTACAGCAAGTGCGCGCAGAGCCGGTGGCGTCCCGCCCCGCTCGCGCCATTCATGAGGATTAA
- the trmB gene encoding tRNA (guanosine(46)-N7)-methyltransferase TrmB, with protein sequence MNNDVISPEFDENGRPLRRIRSFVRRQGRLTKGQQHALDHYWPVMGVEYTAEPLDFVALFGRDAPVTLEIGFGMGSSLVEMAKTNPQQNFLGIEVHSPGVGACLSAAHDEGVENLRVMCHDAVEVLEKMIPDGSLHMVQLFFPDPWHKARHNKRRIVQAPFAELVLRKLQPGGVFHMATDWEPYAEHMLEVMSSVEGYENLSQTQDYVPRPASRPVTKFEQRGHRLGHGVWDLMFGRVK encoded by the coding sequence ATGAATAACGACGTCATTTCACCGGAATTTGATGAAAACGGCCGCCCGCTGCGCCGTATTCGCAGCTTCGTCCGCCGCCAGGGGCGCCTGACCAAAGGGCAGCAGCACGCGCTGGACCACTACTGGCCGGTGATGGGCGTTGAATACACCGCAGAGCCGCTGGATTTCGTCGCGCTGTTTGGCCGCGACGCGCCGGTCACCCTGGAAATCGGCTTCGGCATGGGCTCATCGCTTGTGGAAATGGCGAAAACCAACCCGCAGCAGAATTTTTTAGGCATTGAAGTGCACTCGCCGGGCGTGGGCGCCTGCCTGAGCGCCGCCCATGACGAGGGCGTCGAAAATCTGCGCGTGATGTGTCATGACGCGGTAGAGGTGCTGGAGAAAATGATCCCTGACGGCTCGCTGCATATGGTGCAGCTCTTCTTCCCGGATCCGTGGCACAAAGCGCGTCACAACAAGCGCCGCATCGTGCAGGCGCCGTTCGCGGAGCTGGTGCTGCGCAAATTGCAGCCCGGCGGCGTGTTCCATATGGCGACCGACTGGGAACCTTATGCCGAACATATGCTCGAAGTAATGTCCTCGGTGGAAGGTTATGAGAACCTGTCCCAGACTCAGGATTATGTACCGCGCCCGGCTTCGCGCCCGGTAACCAAATTTGAACAGCGTGGCCATCGTCTTGGTCACGGCGTATGGGACTTAATGTTCGGGAGAGTAAAATAA
- a CDS encoding YggL family protein, with translation MAKNRSRRLRKKMHIDEFQELGFTVTWRFPQGATDEQINTTVDELISEAIEPNGLAFGGSGNQAWEGLVFRQQIGKCTDEDRDVVRKWLEARGMTDVQVSELVDIWWD, from the coding sequence ATGGCGAAGAACCGTAGCCGTCGTCTGCGTAAAAAGATGCATATCGACGAATTCCAGGAGTTGGGTTTTACGGTGACCTGGCGTTTCCCGCAGGGCGCCACGGATGAGCAGATCAATACCACGGTTGATGAGCTGATCAGCGAGGCTATCGAGCCGAACGGTCTGGCCTTTGGCGGCAGCGGCAACCAGGCCTGGGAAGGGCTGGTGTTCCGTCAGCAGATCGGTAAGTGCACCGATGAAGACCGCGACGTGGTGCGCAAATGGCTGGAAGCGCGCGGCATGACGGATGTCCAGGTCAGTGAACTGGTCGACATCTGGTGGGATTAA
- a CDS encoding YggN family protein, protein MMRKALLGVLLVTAMQAQAEYKCSVTPRDDVVLKPQTVQVVGENGDLVIGPDGAVKFNGKAVTLSAAQRQQALDYQKALRATLPWVDQGALSRVEKGRVALDKIIAKEVGENSSMRGRLTKLDAQLKTQMNRIIEHRDDGLTFHYKAIDQVRADGQQLVNQAMGGILQDSINEMGAKAVLKGGGNPLEGVLGSLGGLQTAIQNEWKNQEADFQQFGREVCTRTIQLEEQRQALVGSFN, encoded by the coding sequence ATGATGCGTAAAGCGCTGCTGGGCGTATTGCTGGTGACGGCGATGCAGGCCCAGGCGGAATACAAATGCAGCGTCACGCCGCGCGACGACGTGGTGCTCAAGCCCCAGACCGTTCAGGTGGTGGGCGAAAACGGCGATCTGGTGATCGGCCCGGATGGCGCGGTGAAGTTTAACGGCAAGGCTGTCACGCTCTCCGCCGCTCAGCGTCAGCAGGCGCTCGACTATCAAAAAGCGCTGCGCGCCACGCTGCCGTGGGTCGATCAGGGCGCGCTGTCGCGCGTCGAGAAAGGCCGCGTCGCGCTGGATAAAATCATCGCTAAAGAGGTCGGCGAAAACAGCAGCATGCGCGGACGCCTGACCAAACTTGATGCCCAGCTGAAAACGCAGATGAACCGGATCATCGAACATCGCGACGACGGGCTGACGTTTCACTATAAAGCCATCGATCAGGTACGCGCTGATGGCCAGCAACTGGTGAATCAGGCGATGGGCGGCATCCTCCAGGACAGCATCAACGAAATGGGCGCCAAAGCGGTGCTGAAAGGCGGCGGCAACCCGCTGGAAGGCGTGCTCGGGAGCCTGGGCGGCCTGCAAACCGCGATTCAAAACGAATGGAAAAACCAGGAAGCGGATTTCCAGCAGTTCGGTCGCGAAGTCTGCACCCGCACCATTCAGCTTGAAGAGCAGCGCCAGGCGCTGGTCGGCAGCTTCAATTAA
- a CDS encoding type II toxin-antitoxin system HicA family toxin, translating to MRSSDLIRRLQTAGSECVRHNGGSHQVWWSPLTGKTFPVPHPKKDLPPGTLNAILKMAGLKS from the coding sequence ATGAGATCCAGCGATCTTATCAGGCGGCTACAGACGGCGGGCAGTGAATGCGTCAGGCACAACGGCGGCAGTCATCAGGTTTGGTGGTCGCCGTTGACCGGTAAAACATTTCCGGTGCCGCACCCGAAAAAGGATCTGCCGCCCGGCACGTTGAACGCCATTCTGAAAATGGCCGGACTGAAATCGTAA
- a CDS encoding type II toxin-antitoxin system HicB family antitoxin, which translates to MFFSVGVETPDSDAMAWGIVVPALCNEAFGCYSAADDRANIATAAREAILLVLEEMIRSGKYRAETIADAGHLVYAAHPDYRAYDSWFAIEVDLSGLEGRQQRINITLPDTLIQRIDNRVKASAGRYRDRSHFLAQAARHELREE; encoded by the coding sequence ATGTTTTTTTCTGTAGGCGTTGAAACGCCCGACAGTGACGCTATGGCGTGGGGCATCGTGGTGCCCGCGCTGTGTAATGAAGCGTTTGGGTGTTATTCAGCGGCGGACGATCGCGCGAACATCGCGACGGCGGCGCGCGAGGCGATTCTGCTGGTGCTGGAGGAGATGATCCGCAGCGGTAAGTACCGCGCAGAGACGATCGCGGATGCGGGGCATCTTGTCTATGCCGCGCATCCGGATTATCGCGCTTACGATAGCTGGTTTGCGATCGAGGTCGATCTTAGCGGGCTCGAAGGGCGTCAGCAGCGGATTAATATCACGCTGCCGGATACGCTTATCCAGCGCATCGACAACCGGGTAAAAGCGAGCGCCGGACGATACCGGGACCGCAGCCACTTTCTGGCGCAGGCGGCGCGCCACGAATTACGCGAAGAATAA
- the yjiA gene encoding GTPase, which translates to MQPVAVTLLTGFLGAGKTTLLRHILEAEHGYKIAVIENEFGETPIDSELLGNRATQVKTLSNGCICCTRSQELETTLLDLLALRDCGASTFDRVIIECTGKADPGPIVQAFFSHETICERYLLDGVITLVDAVHAGQQMDRYALAQSQIGYADRILLTKTDIAGEDDALLARLRRINARAPVHRVVHGEVDLRLIFDTQGFMLEERIVEPAPRFHFAAPTQTDIASIVVSFDYPVALDAISRVMEGLLLRFNENLMRYKGMLFIENEPRRLLFQGVQRLYSADWDREWAPGETPRSTLVFIGARLPEEEIRAAFAALAPKER; encoded by the coding sequence ATGCAACCCGTTGCGGTCACGCTGCTAACCGGCTTTCTTGGCGCCGGAAAAACCACGCTGCTGCGTCATATTCTGGAAGCTGAGCACGGCTACAAAATCGCAGTCATTGAAAACGAATTCGGCGAAACGCCCATCGACAGCGAACTTCTCGGCAACCGCGCCACCCAGGTAAAGACGTTAAGCAACGGCTGTATCTGCTGTACGCGTTCGCAGGAGCTTGAAACGACGCTGCTCGATTTGCTGGCGCTGCGGGACTGCGGCGCGTCGACGTTCGACCGGGTGATTATCGAATGTACCGGCAAGGCCGACCCCGGCCCGATTGTGCAGGCATTTTTCTCTCATGAAACCATCTGCGAGCGCTATCTGCTGGATGGCGTAATAACGCTGGTGGACGCGGTCCACGCCGGGCAGCAGATGGATCGCTACGCGCTCGCGCAGTCGCAAATCGGCTACGCCGACCGCATTCTGCTGACCAAAACCGATATCGCAGGCGAAGACGACGCCCTGCTGGCCCGCCTGCGGCGCATTAACGCCCGCGCGCCGGTGCATCGCGTCGTGCATGGCGAGGTTGACCTGCGGCTCATTTTCGACACCCAGGGCTTTATGCTGGAAGAGCGCATCGTCGAGCCCGCGCCGCGTTTTCACTTCGCCGCCCCGACGCAGACCGATATCGCCTCCATCGTGGTGAGCTTCGACTACCCGGTCGCGCTCGATGCGATTTCCCGCGTTATGGAAGGGTTGCTGCTGCGCTTCAATGAGAATCTCATGCGCTACAAGGGAATGTTATTTATTGAGAATGAGCCGCGCCGCCTGCTGTTTCAGGGCGTTCAGCGTCTTTACAGCGCCGACTGGGACCGCGAATGGGCACCTGGCGAAACACCGCGCAGCACGCTGGTGTTTATCGGCGCGCGTCTGCCTGAAGAGGAGATCCGCGCCGCCTTCGCGGCGCTTGCGCCGAAGGAACGTTAA
- a CDS encoding YbdD/YjiX family protein, protein MFGNLGQAKKYLGQAAKMLIGIPDYDNYVEHMKTNHPDKPYMTYDEFFRERQDARYGGSGEGGMRCC, encoded by the coding sequence ATGTTTGGTAACTTAGGGCAGGCGAAAAAATATCTGGGTCAGGCGGCGAAAATGCTGATAGGCATTCCGGACTATGACAACTACGTTGAGCATATGAAAACCAACCATCCGGATAAACCGTACATGACCTACGACGAGTTCTTCCGCGAGCGCCAGGATGCGCGCTACGGCGGAAGCGGTGAAGGCGGCATGCGCTGCTGCTGA
- a CDS encoding carbon starvation CstA family protein → MDKKTVMKHLPWALLGVIGAFCLAVVALRRGESVSALWIVVASVSVYLVAYRYYSFYIASRVMKLDPTRATPAVMNNDGLNYVPTNRYVLFGHHFAAIAGAGPLVGPVLAAQMGYLPGTLWLLAGVVLAGAVQDFMVLFISSRRNGASLGEMIKEEMGPVPGTIALFGCFLIMIIILAVLALIVVKALAESPWGVFTVCSTVPIALFMGIYMRFLRPGRVGEVSVIGVVLLVASIWFGGVIAADPYWGPALTFKDTTITYALVGYAFVSALLPVWLILAPRDYLATFLKIGVIVGLAIGIVILNPELKMPAVTQYIDGTGPLWKGALFPFLFITIACGAVSGFHALIASGTTPKLLANETDARFIGYGAMLMESFVAVMALVAASIIEPGLYFAMNTPPAGLGITMPNLHELGTGNAPLILAQLKDVSAHAAATVSAWGFVITPEQIMQTAKDIGEPSVLNRAGGAPTLAVGIAHVFHKILPAADMGFWYHFGILFEALFILTALDAGTRSGRFMFQDLVGNFVPFLKKTDSLVAGIVGTAGCVGLWGYLLYQGVVDPLGGVKSLWPLFGISNQMLAAVALVLATVVLVKMKRTRYVWVTMVPAVWLLICTTWALGMKLFSDNPQMEGFFYMANEYKARIAAGGAELTEQQIANMHHIVINNYTNAGLSILFLVVVYSIIFYGIRTVMIARRSPQPIARETPYVPVPEGGVKTTSHH, encoded by the coding sequence ATGGACAAAAAAACAGTAATGAAACACCTGCCCTGGGCGCTTCTTGGCGTGATCGGGGCCTTTTGTCTTGCCGTGGTGGCGCTACGCCGCGGCGAGAGCGTCAGCGCCTTGTGGATTGTGGTGGCGTCCGTCTCCGTCTACCTGGTCGCTTACCGCTACTACAGCTTTTATATCGCCAGCCGCGTCATGAAACTCGACCCGACGCGCGCGACGCCGGCGGTGATGAATAACGACGGGCTGAACTATGTGCCGACCAACCGCTACGTGTTGTTCGGCCACCATTTTGCCGCGATTGCAGGCGCGGGCCCGCTGGTCGGCCCGGTGCTGGCCGCACAGATGGGCTATCTGCCCGGCACGCTATGGCTGCTCGCCGGCGTCGTGCTGGCGGGCGCGGTGCAGGATTTTATGGTGCTGTTTATCTCCTCGCGCCGTAACGGCGCCTCGCTCGGCGAGATGATAAAAGAGGAGATGGGCCCGGTGCCGGGCACCATCGCGCTGTTCGGCTGCTTCCTTATCATGATTATTATCCTGGCGGTGCTGGCGCTGATCGTCGTGAAAGCGCTGGCGGAGAGCCCGTGGGGCGTCTTTACCGTCTGTTCGACAGTGCCGATCGCGCTGTTTATGGGCATCTATATGCGCTTTTTACGCCCCGGCCGCGTGGGCGAAGTCTCGGTGATCGGCGTGGTGCTGCTGGTGGCGTCTATCTGGTTTGGCGGCGTGATCGCAGCCGACCCGTACTGGGGCCCGGCGCTGACCTTTAAAGACACTACCATCACTTACGCGCTGGTGGGCTATGCGTTTGTCTCCGCCCTGCTGCCGGTGTGGCTGATCCTGGCCCCGCGCGACTATCTGGCGACCTTCCTGAAAATCGGCGTCATTGTCGGCCTCGCCATTGGCATCGTTATCCTGAACCCGGAACTGAAAATGCCTGCGGTGACGCAGTACATCGACGGCACCGGGCCGCTGTGGAAAGGCGCGCTGTTCCCGTTCCTGTTTATCACCATCGCCTGCGGCGCGGTTTCCGGCTTCCATGCGCTTATCGCCTCCGGCACCACGCCGAAGCTGCTGGCGAACGAAACCGACGCGCGCTTTATCGGCTATGGCGCGATGCTGATGGAGTCATTCGTCGCCGTCATGGCGCTGGTGGCCGCGTCTATCATTGAGCCGGGTCTCTATTTCGCAATGAACACCCCGCCCGCCGGGCTTGGCATCACCATGCCGAACCTGCATGAGCTCGGCACCGGCAATGCGCCCCTGATTCTGGCGCAGCTGAAAGATGTCTCCGCGCACGCGGCGGCGACCGTAAGCGCCTGGGGCTTTGTGATAACGCCTGAGCAGATCATGCAGACCGCCAAAGATATCGGCGAGCCGTCGGTGCTCAACCGCGCAGGCGGCGCGCCAACGCTCGCGGTCGGTATCGCGCATGTGTTCCACAAAATCTTGCCCGCAGCGGATATGGGCTTCTGGTACCACTTCGGCATTCTGTTCGAGGCGCTGTTTATCCTGACTGCGCTGGACGCCGGTACGCGTTCCGGCCGCTTTATGTTCCAGGATCTCGTGGGCAACTTCGTACCATTCCTGAAGAAAACCGATTCGCTGGTGGCCGGTATCGTCGGCACTGCGGGATGCGTCGGCCTGTGGGGCTATCTGCTCTATCAGGGCGTGGTGGACCCGCTTGGCGGCGTGAAAAGCCTGTGGCCGCTGTTCGGCATCTCTAACCAGATGCTGGCCGCCGTGGCGCTGGTGCTGGCAACCGTGGTGCTGGTGAAGATGAAGCGCACCCGCTACGTCTGGGTGACAATGGTGCCGGCGGTGTGGCTGCTTATCTGCACCACCTGGGCGCTCGGGATGAAGCTTTTTAGCGACAACCCGCAGATGGAAGGCTTCTTCTACATGGCGAATGAGTACAAAGCGCGGATCGCCGCAGGCGGCGCTGAGCTGACCGAACAGCAGATTGCCAATATGCACCATATCGTTATTAACAACTACACCAATGCGGGCCTGAGCATCCTGTTCCTGGTGGTGGTGTACAGCATCATTTTCTACGGCATTCGCACCGTGATGATAGCGCGCCGCTCGCCGCAGCCCATCGCCAGAGAAACCCCTTACGTGCCGGTACCGGAAGGCGGTGTGAAAACCACATCACACCATTGA